From the Neoarius graeffei isolate fNeoGra1 chromosome 1, fNeoGra1.pri, whole genome shotgun sequence genome, one window contains:
- the LOC132881620 gene encoding zinc finger protein 431-like isoform X1, which translates to MNSESRRCSLGKSPQTPAAAASKMYHCSACGKSFIKSQHLKNHQRIHTGEKPYYCGQCGKSFTRRSTLQQHRHIHTREKPYHCGQCGKSFTQQSTLQQHERIHTGEKPYHCGECGKSFACQGTLHRHERIHTGEKPFCCGQCGKSFARQGNLQRHERIHTGEKPYHCEQCGKSFASQSHLQQHQRIHTGEKLDHCGQCGKIFTSKSNLQRHERIHTGEKPYRCGQCGKGFTCLSHLHYHEHIHTGEKPYHCGQCGKGFTCQGNLQQHERVHTGEKPYYCGLCWKSFTCRRHLQLHERVHTGEKPYHCGECGKSFACQSTLHRHERIHTGEKPYCCGQCGKSFARQGSLQRHERIHTGEKPYCCGQCAKSFRHPSAFHSHLQIHKEQKPYQCGQCGGSFIHSRLFRKHKCPNNKTNSS; encoded by the coding sequence ATGTACCACTGCTCAgcttgtgggaagagttttattaaGAGTCAGCATCTCAAAAATCACCAgcgtatccacacaggagagaagccatattactgtggacagtgtgggaagagttttactcgacgGAGTACTCTCCAACAGCACAGGCACATCCACAcaagagagaagccatatcactgtggacagtgtgggaagagttttactcagcagagtactctccaacagcacgagcgcatccacacaggagagaagccgtatcactgtggagagtgtgggaagagttttgctTGTCAGGGTACTCTCCACCGGCATGAgcgtatccacacaggagagaagccgttttgctgtggacagtgtgggaagagttttgctCGTCAGGGTAATCTCCAACGGCATGAAcgtatccacacaggagagaagccgtatcattgtgaacagtgtgggaagagttttgcttctcagagtcatctccaacagcaCCAGCGGATCCATACAGGAGAGAAGTTGgatcactgtggacagtgtgggaagatTTTTACTTCAAAGAGTAATCTCCAACGGCATGAgcgtatccacacaggagagaagccatatcgctgtggacagtgtgggaaggGTTTTACTTGTTTGAGTCATCTCCACTATCATGAGCATATCCatacaggagagaaaccgtatcactgtggacagtgtggtAAGGGCTTTACTTGTCAGGGTAATCTCCAACAGCATGAGCGTGTCCACACAGGCGAGAAGCCATATTACTGTGGACTGTGTTGGAAGAGTTTTACTTGTCGGCGTCATCTCCAACTGCATGAGCgtgtccacacaggagagaagccgtatcactgtggagagtgtgggaagagttttgctTGTCAGAGTACTCTCCACAGGCATGAgcgtatccacacaggagagaagccgtattgctgtggacagtgtgggaagagttttgctCGTCAGGGTAGTCTCCAACGGCATGAAcgtatccacacaggagagaaaccgtattGTTGTGGACAGTGTGCGAAGAGTTTTCGTCACCCAAGTGCCTTCCACAGCCACCTGCAGATTCATAAAGAACAGAAGCCCTATCAGTGTGGACAATGTGGAGGGAGCTTTATTCATTCAAGATTGTTTCGGAAACACAAGTGCCCCAACAATAAAACCAACAGCTCTTGA
- the LOC132881620 gene encoding zinc finger protein 431-like isoform X2, whose protein sequence is MRLTWTIKICTMYHCSACGKSFIKSQHLKNHQRIHTGEKPYYCGQCGKSFTRRSTLQQHRHIHTREKPYHCGQCGKSFTQQSTLQQHERIHTGEKPYHCGECGKSFACQGTLHRHERIHTGEKPFCCGQCGKSFARQGNLQRHERIHTGEKPYHCEQCGKSFASQSHLQQHQRIHTGEKLDHCGQCGKIFTSKSNLQRHERIHTGEKPYRCGQCGKGFTCLSHLHYHEHIHTGEKPYHCGQCGKGFTCQGNLQQHERVHTGEKPYYCGLCWKSFTCRRHLQLHERVHTGEKPYHCGECGKSFACQSTLHRHERIHTGEKPYCCGQCGKSFARQGSLQRHERIHTGEKPYCCGQCAKSFRHPSAFHSHLQIHKEQKPYQCGQCGGSFIHSRLFRKHKCPNNKTNSS, encoded by the coding sequence ATGTACCACTGCTCAgcttgtgggaagagttttattaaGAGTCAGCATCTCAAAAATCACCAgcgtatccacacaggagagaagccatattactgtggacagtgtgggaagagttttactcgacgGAGTACTCTCCAACAGCACAGGCACATCCACAcaagagagaagccatatcactgtggacagtgtgggaagagttttactcagcagagtactctccaacagcacgagcgcatccacacaggagagaagccgtatcactgtggagagtgtgggaagagttttgctTGTCAGGGTACTCTCCACCGGCATGAgcgtatccacacaggagagaagccgttttgctgtggacagtgtgggaagagttttgctCGTCAGGGTAATCTCCAACGGCATGAAcgtatccacacaggagagaagccgtatcattgtgaacagtgtgggaagagttttgcttctcagagtcatctccaacagcaCCAGCGGATCCATACAGGAGAGAAGTTGgatcactgtggacagtgtgggaagatTTTTACTTCAAAGAGTAATCTCCAACGGCATGAgcgtatccacacaggagagaagccatatcgctgtggacagtgtgggaaggGTTTTACTTGTTTGAGTCATCTCCACTATCATGAGCATATCCatacaggagagaaaccgtatcactgtggacagtgtggtAAGGGCTTTACTTGTCAGGGTAATCTCCAACAGCATGAGCGTGTCCACACAGGCGAGAAGCCATATTACTGTGGACTGTGTTGGAAGAGTTTTACTTGTCGGCGTCATCTCCAACTGCATGAGCgtgtccacacaggagagaagccgtatcactgtggagagtgtgggaagagttttgctTGTCAGAGTACTCTCCACAGGCATGAgcgtatccacacaggagagaagccgtattgctgtggacagtgtgggaagagttttgctCGTCAGGGTAGTCTCCAACGGCATGAAcgtatccacacaggagagaaaccgtattGTTGTGGACAGTGTGCGAAGAGTTTTCGTCACCCAAGTGCCTTCCACAGCCACCTGCAGATTCATAAAGAACAGAAGCCCTATCAGTGTGGACAATGTGGAGGGAGCTTTATTCATTCAAGATTGTTTCGGAAACACAAGTGCCCCAACAATAAAACCAACAGCTCTTGA